In Mycteria americana isolate JAX WOST 10 ecotype Jacksonville Zoo and Gardens chromosome 5, USCA_MyAme_1.0, whole genome shotgun sequence, one DNA window encodes the following:
- the SNAPC1 gene encoding snRNA-activating protein complex subunit 1 isoform X2, protein MRAGLGAAAGELGAGMSSVPGLQADCEELLGAFQEADTVRFERFAELWRERRFHTIFYGRIRALERNKLTKKTLELAQQYFLPPYAFQIRVGALYLLYGLYSTQLCQPKQKIRIALKDWPEIQRFQQDLIDSQHYDAAYIFRTLRLARAFHFTAMPKLLNYRTKKKIQENEFKEEFKDPSNRVNSLITNDVLEELMNIHDHYQKMKCVISADKSQPDKALSLIKDEFVVNLKDLTLEHQEWQQNRMKLFLNAKETDEMSNKKEEGTLLESEGSERANALARIKYRSYSAVVEASKSRRHRQVKLESSESGSNYGKSPNRNKKTSRRPQPARRRDSLEIKGEMQVAKETVTRHIGMPIITEEENSGEEEVSLPKKKRRC, encoded by the exons ATGCGCGCGGGGctcggagcggcggcgggcgagcTCGGTGCCGGGATGAGCTCGGTGCCGGGGCTGCAGGCGGACTGCGAGGAGCTGCTCGGCGCCTTCCAGGAGGCCGACACCGTCCGGTTCGAGCGCTTCGCTGAGCTGTGGCGGGAGCGCCGCTTCCACACCATCTTCTA TGGTAGAATAAGAGCTTTGGAGAGGAATAAGCTCACAAAGAAGACTTTAGAACTGGCACAGCAGTACTTCTTGCCCCCGTATGCTTTCCAGATTCGAGTTGGTGCTCTGTACCTTTTGTATGGGCTCTATAGTACACAGCTTTGCCAGCCAAAACAAAAG ATCAGAATTGCACTCAAGGATTGGCCTGAAATACAGAGATTTCAACAGGATCTGATAGACTCCCAGCATTATGATGCAGCATACATCTTTAGGACATTGCGACTTGCCAGAGCATTCCACTTCACAGCAATGCCAAAGCTA CTAAACTACAGAACTAAGAAGAAGATTCAGGAAAACGAATTTAAAGAGGAATTTAAGGACCCAAGTAACAGAGTAAACAGCCTCATCACTAATGATGTATTGGAG gaacTGATGAATATTCATGACCACTATCAGAAAATGAAGTGTGTCATTTCAGCTGACAAATCCCAGCCAGACAAGGCCCTGAGCTTGATAAAAGATGAATTTGTAGTTAATCTTAAAGACCTAACCTTGGAACATCAGGAATGGCAGCAGAACAGAATG aaattattcctAAATGCTAAAGAAACTGATGAAATgtcaaacaaaaaggaagaagggacTTTGCTAGAATCAGAG ggTTCTGAAAGAGCAAATGCATTGGCTAGAATCAAATACAGGTCTTACTCTGCAGTTGTTGAG GCTTCCAAATCCAGAAGACATCGTCAAGTAAAATTAGAATCTTCTGAATCGGGATCAAATTATGGGAAATCTCCGAACCGAAATAAAAAAACCAGTAGGAGACCACAGCCAGCGAGGAGGAGAGATTCTTTGGAAATCAAAG GTGAAATGCAAGTGGCAAAGGAAACTGTTACTCGGCATATTGGGATGCCTATaatcacagaagaagaaaactcagGTGAAGAAG aagtgtctctccccaagaagaaaagaagatgtTAG
- the SNAPC1 gene encoding snRNA-activating protein complex subunit 1 isoform X3 — MRAGLGAAAGELGAGMSSVPGLQADCEELLGAFQEADTVRFERFAELWRERRFHTIFYGRIRALERNKLTKKTLELAQQYFLPPYAFQIRVGALYLLYGLYSTQLCQPKQKIRIALKDWPEIQRFQQDLIDSQHYDAAYIFRTLRLARAFHFTAMPKLLNYRTKKKIQENEFKEEFKDPSNRVNSLITNDVLEELMNIHDHYQKMKCVISADKSQPDKALSLIKDEFVVNLKDLTLEHQEWQQNRMKLFLNAKETDEMSNKKEEGTLLESEGSERANALARIKYRSYSAVVEASKSRRHRQVKLESSESGSNYGKSPNRNKKTSRRPQPARRRDSLEIKGEMQVAKETVTRHIGMPIITEEENSEVSLPKKKRRC; from the exons ATGCGCGCGGGGctcggagcggcggcgggcgagcTCGGTGCCGGGATGAGCTCGGTGCCGGGGCTGCAGGCGGACTGCGAGGAGCTGCTCGGCGCCTTCCAGGAGGCCGACACCGTCCGGTTCGAGCGCTTCGCTGAGCTGTGGCGGGAGCGCCGCTTCCACACCATCTTCTA TGGTAGAATAAGAGCTTTGGAGAGGAATAAGCTCACAAAGAAGACTTTAGAACTGGCACAGCAGTACTTCTTGCCCCCGTATGCTTTCCAGATTCGAGTTGGTGCTCTGTACCTTTTGTATGGGCTCTATAGTACACAGCTTTGCCAGCCAAAACAAAAG ATCAGAATTGCACTCAAGGATTGGCCTGAAATACAGAGATTTCAACAGGATCTGATAGACTCCCAGCATTATGATGCAGCATACATCTTTAGGACATTGCGACTTGCCAGAGCATTCCACTTCACAGCAATGCCAAAGCTA CTAAACTACAGAACTAAGAAGAAGATTCAGGAAAACGAATTTAAAGAGGAATTTAAGGACCCAAGTAACAGAGTAAACAGCCTCATCACTAATGATGTATTGGAG gaacTGATGAATATTCATGACCACTATCAGAAAATGAAGTGTGTCATTTCAGCTGACAAATCCCAGCCAGACAAGGCCCTGAGCTTGATAAAAGATGAATTTGTAGTTAATCTTAAAGACCTAACCTTGGAACATCAGGAATGGCAGCAGAACAGAATG aaattattcctAAATGCTAAAGAAACTGATGAAATgtcaaacaaaaaggaagaagggacTTTGCTAGAATCAGAG ggTTCTGAAAGAGCAAATGCATTGGCTAGAATCAAATACAGGTCTTACTCTGCAGTTGTTGAG GCTTCCAAATCCAGAAGACATCGTCAAGTAAAATTAGAATCTTCTGAATCGGGATCAAATTATGGGAAATCTCCGAACCGAAATAAAAAAACCAGTAGGAGACCACAGCCAGCGAGGAGGAGAGATTCTTTGGAAATCAAAG GTGAAATGCAAGTGGCAAAGGAAACTGTTACTCGGCATATTGGGATGCCTATaatcacagaagaagaaaactcag aagtgtctctccccaagaagaaaagaagatgtTAG
- the SNAPC1 gene encoding snRNA-activating protein complex subunit 1 isoform X1 — protein sequence MRAGLGAAAGELGAGMSSVPGLQADCEELLGAFQEADTVRFERFAELWRERRFHTIFYGRIRALERNKLTKKTLELAQQYFLPPYAFQIRVGALYLLYGLYSTQLCQPKQKIRIALKDWPEIQRFQQDLIDSQHYDAAYIFRTLRLARAFHFTAMPKLLNYRTKKKIQENEFKEEFKDPSNRVNSLITNDVLEELMNIHDHYQKMKCVISADKSQPDKALSLIKDEFVVNLKDLTLEHQEWQQNRMKLFLNAKETDEMSNKKEEGTLLESEGSERANALARIKYRSYSAVVEASKSRRHRQVKLESSESGSNYGKSPNRNKKTSRRPQPARRRDSLEIKGEMQVAKETVTRHIGMPIITEEENSGTFSISQNLPANSKALKIPLSNLFRYFVLNVVSIPFVKFTMKS from the exons ATGCGCGCGGGGctcggagcggcggcgggcgagcTCGGTGCCGGGATGAGCTCGGTGCCGGGGCTGCAGGCGGACTGCGAGGAGCTGCTCGGCGCCTTCCAGGAGGCCGACACCGTCCGGTTCGAGCGCTTCGCTGAGCTGTGGCGGGAGCGCCGCTTCCACACCATCTTCTA TGGTAGAATAAGAGCTTTGGAGAGGAATAAGCTCACAAAGAAGACTTTAGAACTGGCACAGCAGTACTTCTTGCCCCCGTATGCTTTCCAGATTCGAGTTGGTGCTCTGTACCTTTTGTATGGGCTCTATAGTACACAGCTTTGCCAGCCAAAACAAAAG ATCAGAATTGCACTCAAGGATTGGCCTGAAATACAGAGATTTCAACAGGATCTGATAGACTCCCAGCATTATGATGCAGCATACATCTTTAGGACATTGCGACTTGCCAGAGCATTCCACTTCACAGCAATGCCAAAGCTA CTAAACTACAGAACTAAGAAGAAGATTCAGGAAAACGAATTTAAAGAGGAATTTAAGGACCCAAGTAACAGAGTAAACAGCCTCATCACTAATGATGTATTGGAG gaacTGATGAATATTCATGACCACTATCAGAAAATGAAGTGTGTCATTTCAGCTGACAAATCCCAGCCAGACAAGGCCCTGAGCTTGATAAAAGATGAATTTGTAGTTAATCTTAAAGACCTAACCTTGGAACATCAGGAATGGCAGCAGAACAGAATG aaattattcctAAATGCTAAAGAAACTGATGAAATgtcaaacaaaaaggaagaagggacTTTGCTAGAATCAGAG ggTTCTGAAAGAGCAAATGCATTGGCTAGAATCAAATACAGGTCTTACTCTGCAGTTGTTGAG GCTTCCAAATCCAGAAGACATCGTCAAGTAAAATTAGAATCTTCTGAATCGGGATCAAATTATGGGAAATCTCCGAACCGAAATAAAAAAACCAGTAGGAGACCACAGCCAGCGAGGAGGAGAGATTCTTTGGAAATCAAAG GTGAAATGCAAGTGGCAAAGGAAACTGTTACTCGGCATATTGGGATGCCTATaatcacagaagaagaaaactcag GAACATTCTCCATTTCTCAGAATTTGCCAGCAAAttctaaagcattaaaaatacccTTAAGCAATCTCTTCAGGTATTTTGTGCTTAATGTTGTGAGTATTCCATTTGTCAAATTCACAATGAAATCTTAA